From Deltaproteobacteria bacterium, one genomic window encodes:
- a CDS encoding aminotransferase class V-fold PLP-dependent enzyme, producing the protein MKKLSRRKFMGATLGLGGTIMVPGLVFPAALPKLKSGSSQLSTTSALETIKKQIAKWGQEGQKYKNDKLDFNKDEEWDRLLQNYFEADKFTCTSVNSANLCPSLKPVDEMVSMVQQMLAEDISFPMRAELAQAGLGYGLDAIKNWIGLGASNCEPQCLVALTRNTTEGNNFINNGLVTSGFFNPGEHNVVVWDVNHPTNLDAWFYRKATQGWGKNSIKSLQTKMFSQKVSEEERKMGMIPSDPQSEDDIILPLKNLLDSRTKMVTLSWQSNECGMLLPMDRIVTEVRSINRNIYIHADSAQTFGVLDLKLDKIDVDSITGSFHKWPCGPKMVGIIYMKKETDAARNFTPDVWGYDEYIKTPADYGYDPERGAMDPNSKRFSYLGQQNDATLVSTWITALFHRGHFHPNVSPAKIEARIHYLGDQAKAALYKHLPKIFPQFTEKTAYKWIATPTTNDKFRSSVFLFKVPHGIEAGDVMKHVYERHKFAIANLKVKGHDLLRIAPTISNSSKDVHRVVEAIVDVILAMKKGKLANKTHLRSYA; encoded by the coding sequence ATGAAGAAATTGTCACGTCGAAAATTCATGGGGGCTACATTAGGACTTGGCGGAACAATTATGGTTCCGGGATTGGTTTTTCCGGCTGCCTTGCCAAAGTTAAAAAGCGGTTCTTCCCAATTGAGTACAACATCGGCGCTGGAGACCATTAAAAAACAAATTGCAAAATGGGGACAGGAAGGTCAGAAATATAAAAATGACAAACTCGATTTTAATAAAGATGAAGAATGGGACAGGCTGCTTCAGAATTATTTCGAAGCCGATAAATTTACCTGCACTTCTGTTAATTCTGCCAACCTCTGTCCATCCCTGAAACCCGTTGATGAGATGGTGTCCATGGTTCAGCAAATGCTGGCTGAAGATATTTCCTTTCCCATGCGGGCGGAACTGGCTCAGGCCGGCCTGGGGTATGGACTGGATGCCATTAAAAACTGGATAGGTCTGGGGGCGTCAAACTGTGAGCCGCAGTGCCTGGTTGCGCTTACCCGTAACACGACGGAAGGAAACAATTTTATCAACAATGGTCTTGTAACGTCCGGTTTTTTTAATCCCGGTGAACATAATGTTGTTGTATGGGATGTCAATCACCCAACCAATCTCGACGCATGGTTTTATCGTAAAGCCACCCAGGGCTGGGGAAAGAATTCCATTAAATCATTACAAACAAAAATGTTTTCGCAAAAGGTCTCTGAAGAAGAAAGAAAAATGGGCATGATCCCATCAGATCCACAGAGTGAAGACGATATTATTTTGCCCCTTAAAAACCTGCTGGACAGTCGAACAAAGATGGTCACCTTGTCCTGGCAGTCAAATGAATGCGGAATGCTTTTACCCATGGACCGTATCGTGACCGAAGTGAGGTCCATTAACAGAAATATCTATATCCACGCAGACAGTGCCCAAACCTTTGGCGTGCTCGATCTTAAATTGGATAAAATCGACGTGGATAGCATTACAGGCAGTTTCCATAAATGGCCTTGCGGACCCAAAATGGTTGGAATTATTTACATGAAAAAAGAGACGGACGCCGCCAGGAACTTTACACCTGATGTGTGGGGTTATGATGAATACATTAAAACGCCTGCTGACTATGGCTATGATCCGGAAAGGGGAGCAATGGACCCGAATAGCAAGCGCTTTTCCTACCTGGGGCAACAAAATGACGCCACCCTGGTTTCTACGTGGATTACTGCGCTATTTCATAGGGGACATTTTCATCCCAATGTATCTCCTGCCAAAATTGAGGCGCGCATACATTATCTGGGTGATCAGGCAAAAGCAGCGCTTTATAAACATTTGCCAAAGATTTTTCCTCAGTTTACTGAAAAAACAGCCTATAAATGGATTGCCACACCTACGACAAATGATAAATTCCGCAGTTCCGTATTTCTCTTCAAGGTTCCCCATGGTATTGAGGCAGGAGATGTGATGAAGCATGTTTATGAGCGGCACAAATTTGCCATAGCCAACCTGAAGGTTAAGGGCCATGACTTGCTCCGAATTGCTCCCACAAT
- a CDS encoding SIS domain-containing protein, producing MKEIAVSLTSQVIKSIENINPRVINHFDDFIHSHERIFVVGAGRSGLVGKFFGMRLMHIGKSVHIVGETLTPRINEGSILIAISGSGETSSVISVCKKAKESNAKIVLFTSSEKSALSAMSDLVIKVEGPAEKPQNDVNVMPMGTFFEITTLILLESSIGKSIFNFEITENELKLRHTNLE from the coding sequence ATGAAAGAAATTGCCGTCAGTCTTACATCTCAGGTAATTAAAAGTATTGAGAATATTAATCCCCGGGTAATCAATCACTTTGATGATTTTATTCATTCCCATGAGAGGATATTTGTTGTTGGGGCCGGGCGAAGTGGCCTTGTGGGTAAGTTTTTTGGAATGCGGCTCATGCATATAGGAAAAAGTGTTCATATTGTTGGTGAAACTCTGACACCAAGAATTAATGAAGGGAGTATCCTCATCGCTATCTCCGGTTCAGGAGAAACATCCTCCGTTATTTCCGTTTGTAAAAAAGCAAAAGAAAGCAATGCCAAAATTGTGCTTTTTACGTCAAGTGAAAAAAGCGCTTTGTCCGCAATGTCTGATCTGGTGATAAAAGTGGAAGGTCCGGCGGAAAAACCCCAGAATGATGTCAATGTGATGCCTATGGGCACATTTTTTGAAATTACAACGTTAATATTACTGGAATCATCCATAGGAAAATCGATATTTAACTTTGAGATAACAGAAAATGAATTGAAACTTCGTCATACAAACCTGGAATAG
- the hxlA gene encoding 3-hexulose-6-phosphate synthase, whose amino-acid sequence MNLQLALDVLDSKKAMELAEVTREHVDIIEIGTPLMKHEGIHILKLLREAFPEKIIFVDLKTMDVGEYEADFCFNCGADIVSVLGVADLDTIKGSAKAARKHNAKVLVDMINHPDKTKRAIEVKKVGADFIGVHSGIDQQLRGISPLNDLKVICRVTDMPVFVAGGINLSNIGDIKKENPDTVIVGGAITSSENPALAAKQIKESLL is encoded by the coding sequence ATGAATTTACAACTGGCGCTTGATGTTCTTGACAGTAAAAAAGCTATGGAATTGGCAGAGGTGACACGTGAACATGTTGATATTATAGAAATAGGCACTCCCTTAATGAAGCATGAAGGTATTCACATTTTAAAATTGTTGAGAGAGGCTTTCCCGGAAAAAATTATCTTTGTAGATTTGAAAACCATGGATGTTGGCGAGTATGAAGCGGATTTTTGCTTTAACTGCGGCGCCGATATTGTTTCCGTTCTGGGCGTTGCTGATTTGGATACCATTAAGGGCAGTGCAAAGGCAGCCAGAAAGCATAATGCTAAAGTGCTTGTCGATATGATAAATCACCCTGACAAGACAAAAAGGGCCATTGAAGTTAAAAAGGTTGGTGCTGATTTTATCGGCGTACATTCAGGTATCGATCAACAGCTAAGAGGAATTTCACCCTTAAACGATCTCAAGGTGATTTGCCGGGTGACAGACATGCCGGTTTTTGTGGCCGGCGGGATAAATCTCTCCAATATTGGCGATATTAAAAAAGAAAATCCCGATACAGTCATTGTCGGTGGCGCAATCACCTCTTCAGAAAACCCTGCCTTGGCCGCAAAGCAAATAAAAGAGAGTTTGTTATGA